The stretch of DNA CCGGGCGCAGGAAGCGCCTTTTCAAGGCTATAAACCCTGGCTCGTTTTGGGGCTGATGCTTGGTTTTATCGCTGCGTCCAAGCCGCCTTATTTCCTCGTGCTGGCATTTCCCGCTTTGCTGATGCCGCGTGTGCTGTGGCGTCAGACGCTTGCTTGCGCCGTGCTCGGAGCCGCTATTTTGTTCGCGTGGTCGATTTTTGGCGTGCACCCGGCGAAAATTCCGTTTCAGATCGATGAGGGTATCTCAACCCCGCGCCAATTCCACTTCGTTTTGGCTCATCCTCTGCATATGGTCCAAATCCTCAGCCGTACGTTTCATTTGTATGGCCCGACCTTCTGGCGCGAATATCTCGGCACGCTCGGTTGGCTCGATACGCCGCTCCCTCACTGGTTCTATCGAACCGCTACTTTATTCCTGCTGATCGGTGGTTTTTGCGCATTGGCCCAACTCCCCCGTAAAGCAGCGAACCGTATCGCTTTGCTGCGCGCAGCCCTGGTTTCGCTAATCGTCGCGGCCACGACGATTGGCGTCTGTCTTGCGCTTTATCTGATCTGGACGCCACTTGGCCTGGATCATATCGAAGGCATCCAAGGCCGTTATTTCCTGGCGATTTCGCTTTTCGCTATTCTGGCGCTTCCGGCGGAGCGCCGTGCCCCAGGATGCGCCCTGCAAGTCCTGGCTCTCGCCGAGCCGAGCATTCTGTTTCTGGCGTTCGGCACCGGCGCTTTCGCCACGACGGAGGCGCTGCTCGCCCGCTATTGGTGAGCGAGAAAATCCGCCAGCGCCTGCGGATAAAGCCGATGCTCCTGCTCCAAAACCCGCGCGGCCAACGCTTCCGGCGTATCCCCGGCTAAAACCGGCACGGCCGCTTGCGCTAGGATCGGGCCTTCATCCACCCCATCCGTCACCAGATGCACGGTGCAGCCATGCTCCGTCTCGCCAGCCTCGATGGCCCGTTCATGCGTGTGTAGGCCAGCAAATTTCGGCAACAGGCTTGGGTGGATATTCAACATCCGCCCTTGCCAAGCCTTCACCAGAAACGGCGTCAGAACGCGCATATATCCGGCAAGGCAAATTGCCTCCACCTCGGCTTCGCGCAACGCCGCGTCGATAGCGCGTTCATGCCCCTCTCGGTCGCGCTTGAAATCGCGATGATCGACGGCCAGCGTGGCCAGCCCGGCCGCCCGTGCCGTTTCCAACCCTGGAGCATCCGGGTTGTTGCTTAAAACCAGAGCGATGCGCGCGGGATAATCCGGTCGCGCGCAGGCTTCGATCAGCGCGCGCATATTGCTGCCGCGCCCGCTGATCAAAATAGCGATCGGATGCTTTTTCATGCCGAGAAATCAGGTGTGCCACGCAGTGCGTAGGGCGTTTCGCTGGCCACGACGCGCCCGATTACATGCCCGGTCTCTCCCAATTCGCCCAATTTCGCCAAAACGCGCTCCGGCTCCGGCGTGACTAAAACCATGCCCACGCCGTTATTGAAGACGCGCAGCATCTCCTCGGGAGTGACGTTCCCTGTCTGCGCCAGCCAGCGGAATACTGGCGAAATTGGCCAGGAACCCGCCTCGATCTCGACGCCCAGGCCCTGCGGCAGAACGCGCGGCAGGTTGCCCGGCAATCCGCCGCCCGTAATATGTGCGCAACCATGCAACAGGCCTTCGCGGTGCAATGCCATTACGGTGCGGACATAAAGCGCCGTCGGGCGCAGCAACGCTTCCGCCAGGGTCGATTCCGGTTCGAACGGCGCGGGCGCGTCCCAAGCCAGACCGCTGCGGCGCACGATCTCGCGCACCAGCGAGTAGCCGTTGGAATGAATGCCGCTCGAGGGCAGGGCGATCAGCGTATCGCCGGCTGTAATTCCTGCGGGCAGCAGAGTGGAACGCTCGGCGGCTCCGACGCTGAATCCGGCGAGGTCGTAATGTCCCGGCGCATACATCCCCGGCATTTCCGCCGTCTCGCCGCCTACCAGCGCGCAATCCGATTCCTTACAAGCTTGCGCGATGCCCCGCACCACGCGCGCCGCATCCGGCACGGCCAGCTTTCCGGTCGCCAAATAATCCAGGAAGAAAAGCGGCTGCGCGCCCTGAACCACCAGATCGTTCACGCACATCGCCACAAGATCGATCCCGATCGTGTCATGCTGTCCGCTCTCAATGGCGATCATTAGCTTGGTGCCCACGCCGTCCGTGCAGCTTACCAGAACGGGGTCGGAAAAACCTGCCGCTTTCAAATCGAACAACGCGCCGAAACCGCCCAAGCCGCCCATGGTGCCGGGACGGTCGGTGGCGCGTGCGGCAGGCTTGATGGCCTCCACCAAGGCGTCGCCTGCCTCGATATCGACGCCCGCATCGCGGTAGCTGGCGGAATTAGGGGAAGATTGGGTCATGCGCGGGGCCTCGCTCGAAATGCCGGGCTGGTTGGTGTATCAATGCTCCTTCTAAATGAGCGGCTACGGCTGGGAAAGCACCGGAACAAGGTTGAATGGACGAAGGCGGCGAAAACTTGCTGACGCAAAACGCCATGAAGCGTGCGCAACTGGCGTTGGCCCTTCGGACGCCCCCGGATTTGACGGAGGCGCGATTCGTCGCCGCAGCCTCCAATGCACTGGCTCGCACATGGCTCGCTCAAACCGGCTGGCCCGAACGCAGGCTCTGGCTTTGGGGGCCGGAAGGCTGCGGAAAAACCCATCTTCTCCATGTTTGGGCGCAACGTCGTGGCGCTCTCGTTCTCGATGCACGCACGCTCGATTGGGAAAAAGCCGAACGAGCGCCCCGTATCGCTATCGATCATGTTGAACGCGTGCAGGACGAACGCGCCTTGTTGCACTTGCTCAACGCCGCGCGCGAACGCCGCGCATCTCTGCTCCTGGCCGGGCGAGTGCCGCCCGCACGGCTGGCCATAGCGCTCCCCGATCTGGCCAGCCGATTGCGTGCTGTTGCTACCGTCGCCATCGCGCCGCCGGAAGATTCGTTGCGCGCCACGCTTCTGCTTCGTCTTCTTGCGGAACGCCAACTCATCGTCTCCCAGCCCGTTACCGATTGGTTATGGCGGAATCTGCCGCGCACCGGCAGCGCTATCCTTGAGGCGGTGGAACGCCTCGATCATGCCGGATTGGCCCATGGCCGCCCGGTTACACGCATTTTGGCGCAAGAAGTCCTGGCGGACATTCTCGCCCCGGAAGA from Kozakia baliensis encodes:
- a CDS encoding DUF2142 domain-containing protein, with protein sequence MGSLARLWFVLALPFAVIMMIMTPPFQTPDEQNHFFRAVQIGQGGIVGRKLNWRQAGGFLPEGAVSYASSFGDLPFHMERKVSWERIHDRSGGSWQTPNISADFGNTVIYAPMFYCAVVLGIDLGRIAHLSVRDSFYLARFCNILFCVVVGALAIAIARKGRLLIALILSLPMTLSLDGSCSQDGALIAAAALTAALLSRAQEAPFQGYKPWLVLGLMLGFIAASKPPYFLVLAFPALLMPRVLWRQTLACAVLGAAILFAWSIFGVHPAKIPFQIDEGISTPRQFHFVLAHPLHMVQILSRTFHLYGPTFWREYLGTLGWLDTPLPHWFYRTATLFLLIGGFCALAQLPRKAANRIALLRAALVSLIVAATTIGVCLALYLIWTPLGLDHIEGIQGRYFLAISLFAILALPAERRAPGCALQVLALAEPSILFLAFGTGAFATTEALLARYW
- the purN gene encoding phosphoribosylglycinamide formyltransferase, coding for MKKHPIAILISGRGSNMRALIEACARPDYPARIALVLSNNPDAPGLETARAAGLATLAVDHRDFKRDREGHERAIDAALREAEVEAICLAGYMRVLTPFLVKAWQGRMLNIHPSLLPKFAGLHTHERAIEAGETEHGCTVHLVTDGVDEGPILAQAAVPVLAGDTPEALAARVLEQEHRLYPQALADFLAHQ
- the purM gene encoding phosphoribosylformylglycinamidine cyclo-ligase — protein: MTQSSPNSASYRDAGVDIEAGDALVEAIKPAARATDRPGTMGGLGGFGALFDLKAAGFSDPVLVSCTDGVGTKLMIAIESGQHDTIGIDLVAMCVNDLVVQGAQPLFFLDYLATGKLAVPDAARVVRGIAQACKESDCALVGGETAEMPGMYAPGHYDLAGFSVGAAERSTLLPAGITAGDTLIALPSSGIHSNGYSLVREIVRRSGLAWDAPAPFEPESTLAEALLRPTALYVRTVMALHREGLLHGCAHITGGGLPGNLPRVLPQGLGVEIEAGSWPISPVFRWLAQTGNVTPEEMLRVFNNGVGMVLVTPEPERVLAKLGELGETGHVIGRVVASETPYALRGTPDFSA
- a CDS encoding DnaA/Hda family protein, whose amino-acid sequence is MDEGGENLLTQNAMKRAQLALALRTPPDLTEARFVAAASNALARTWLAQTGWPERRLWLWGPEGCGKTHLLHVWAQRRGALVLDARTLDWEKAERAPRIAIDHVERVQDERALLHLLNAARERRASLLLAGRVPPARLAIALPDLASRLRAVATVAIAPPEDSLRATLLLRLLAERQLIVSQPVTDWLWRNLPRTGSAILEAVERLDHAGLAHGRPVTRILAQEVLADILAPEEISDEA